The following DNA comes from Streptomyces sp. NBC_00273.
TCGCGAGCCTCCTGCAGAAGACCGGCCACCCGAACCGGACGGCCTTCGCCACCGCCACCCGCGACCTGGTGGCCTAGCCCGGCCGGGCCCGGTTCAGGAGAGGCGGGCCAGCGGGTGTCCGGCCGCCAGGGTCACCACGCGGTCGAAGCGGCCGTCGAGGTCCTCGTCCCCGTGGTGCACGACGAGCAGCGCGCGCCCGGCGGTCCGCTCGCGCAGCAGCCGGAACACCAGCTCCCTGCCCCGGTCGTCGAGGTTCGCGAACGGCTCGTCGGCGAGGTACGCGTCCGCGTCCTCGCACAGGAGCGCGGCGACCCCGACGCGCTGGCGCTGGCCCGAGGACAGCTCCGAGGGCAGCTGGTCGGCCGCCGCGTCCAGCTCGAGCGCGGCGCGCAGCCGCTCGTCGGGTACGAGGTCGCGCACCGGCAGCGGGGGCAGGTTCACCGGAGCGGTCAGACTCGCCACCCGGGGCGGCAGGGTGACCGACCCGGCGTCGGGGGCGAGCGTCCCGGCGATGATGTGCAGCAGCGTGGTCTTCCCGCAGCCGTTGGGGCCGCGCAGCAGCACGTGCTCGCCGGTGTGCAGCTCGAAGGCGTCGAACGAGACCCCGGCCACCTCGCTCTCCCCGGCCCCGGCCCTGTCCTCGTCGGCGCCGCCGTACACCACACGGGCGCCGCGGACCCGGACCAGCGCCCCCTCGTCGTGGTACGGGTTCTCCTTGGCCTCCCGCAGGGACTCGATCCGTTCGAGGACGGCCGTGCTCCGGCGGGCCTGCGGAATCATGTTGATGAGGTCGAACATCCCGGTCACCGCCCGCCACAGCGAGTTGACGAAGGCGAGGAAGCTACCGAAGGACATCCGGCCGGAGAAGACGAAGAAGGCCCCGACGACCATCGAAGCGGTGTCCGACAGGTTCATCACCAGATCGCTGAGGGTCCGCTGGCGCTGCGCCAGACGGAAGTTGACGAAGGTGATGCCGAGGAAGCCGCGCAGCGCGTCCTGGTTCGCGCGGCGCGTCCCCGGCAGCAGCGACGGCAGACCGCGCAGGGCGGGGAAGGCCTCCAGGGTCCGCGTCAGCGTGTTGATGTACCGGGCCTCCGCCTCGCGTTCGGGACCGGTGTTCTCCTCGATCCGCTTGCCGAGCCGGTTGCTCACGAACACCAGCGGCGGCACGATCACCAGCAGGACGAGGCTGGCCTGCCAGGACAAGTACAGCAGGACCCCCAGGAAGACGACCGAGGTGACCGCCTGGCGCGCGATGCGCAGGGACACGTCGACGGCGGGCAGCACCCCCTGGGACACGTCGTTGTGGATGCGGCTGACGTACGAGGCGTTGCCCGCCCGCGACACCTTCCGCCCGTCCAGGCCGAGGGCGCGGCCCAGCAGCTCCGTCTCCAGCACCAGCGTGAACGCGTTCTCGAACTGCTTGCGCCGGCAGGCGATCCAGTACCCCGTGAGGTTGAGGGTCAGCCCGAGCACGAGGTACGCGAGTCCGAGGAAGAGGAAGCGCCGCAGGTCGGCCGTCAGGATCGCCTCGTCGAACAGGGCCTTGAGCAGCAGCGGGTGCAGCAGCGCCTCCAACCCGCTCATGGTGACCTCGGCGACGAGGACCACCACGAAGGGGGCACGGTGCCCCCGCAGCGTGACCCACAGTTGCTTCACCGCCCGACCTCGTCCAGCAGGAAGTCGGCCGGGCCTCCCCGGTTGACCCGGTGCAGCACCCGCAGCACGCCCGCCGAGCCCGTCAGGTAGTCGGTGGAGCAGCGCAGCAGACCCTCGCCGGGCAGTGCCAGCAGGGGCGGCCGGCCCTCGGCGCGGGGCAGCCCGAACCGTTGCGCGGGCTCGAAGAGGAAGACCTTCCGGACGAAGTCGAGCTGGCGCAGGGCCGTGTCGCGGTACGACCGGTCGCCGGTGAACTCGGCGGCGTCCAGCAGCGCGTCGGCGACCCCGGTCATACCGAAGGCGTAGCCCGGCATGACCGAGTACCGGACGTCCAGCCCGCGCAGGACGGTCCGGGCCGCGTCGGTGTCCCCGTAGCGCAGCAGCACCTTCAGCACGCCCGCGGAACCGACCTCGACGTACGGCTCCATCGTCCCCTCGTGCTCGAACATGACCGGGCCGCCCTCGTCGTCGATGGGTTTGGCGTGGGCCATCTCCCAGGCGAGCGCCTCCCGCCCGAGCCGCAGGTAGCGCTCCTCTCCCGTGATCTGGTGCATGCGCAGCAGGAACATCGCGACACCGGCCTGCCCGAAGCCCAGGCCGGTCAGCGGCTCCTTCGCGGTGAACCCGTTGAGCCAGTGGGCCTGCCCGCCGTCGCGCTGCGCCGTCTCGTACAGCGCCTGCGCGCACTCCTGCGCCGCGGCGAGGTCGCGGGGGTCGTGGCCGCGCAGGAAGAAGCGCAGGTTCGTCATGCCGACCCCGGAGAGGCCGTAGTAGAAGGTGTGGTCGCCCTTCTCCACCGCCCGCTCGTTGGCCCGGGTCAGCAGCTCCCTGGCCCGGGTGCCGAGCCCGAGGGAGTCGGCCGCCCAGGCGATGCCGGAGAGGCCGTTCATGAGACCGTCCGGGTAGCGGGCCGGATCGATGTCCGCCAGCCTGCGGCTCAGCCAGTCGCGCCATTCGGGTCGGACCGGGACACCGCTGGCGTGCAGCGCCCACAGGACGCCGCTCGCCCCGAAGCCCAGGCTCAGCGGGTTGGTGACGTGCGCGAAGGGGTCCACCGGGAAGAGCGTGTCGCGGCCGGTGTCGGCCGTGGCTTCGACGAACGCGGCCACCCCGGCCTCCGTGTCCGCCAGGGCGAGCCGCTCCTCGACGACCGGGTGCGACGGGAGGGCCTCGACCGCTTCGAGCAGTCCGGCCTCGTCCTCCAGGGCCGTCAGCAGGCCGGTGAGGTCCATCCGGTCCCGGGCCAGGTCGGTGATCAGCCGGTGCACCCGCTCCGGCCAGCCGAGTCCCTCGGTGATGAAGATCCGGTACAGGTCGAGGACGTCCTCGCGCAGGTACGACATGGCGGCGATCGGGAAGATGAAGTACGCCATGGTGGACGCGAGGGCGTACCGGTCGCCCTCCGGACCGTACGCCTTGAAGCGGTTGCGGGAGAGGCTGAACCCCGGGGTGTAGAGCTCGACCGGCTTCGCCAGAGCGGCGTCACCGCTCTCGGCCAGCCGGCAGGCCTCCAGGTCGACGATGGTCACCTCGTAGGTGTCCGGGTCGATGAGCAGGTTGGCGGCGGTGAAGTCGGCGAGGATCACGCCGCGGTCGTGGGCGGCCCGGATCGCGCGGGCCAGTCCGCGGAAGACGGCGAGGAACGTCCGCAGGTACTCCCGCGACCGCTCGATGTCGAACCCGGGCCGCGCCAGCGGGTTGCGCTCCAGCAGCACCGATCGGAGGTCGGACCTGTCGACGAACTCCTCGGCGATGTAGTGGTGTTCCCAGTGCTGGAACTTCGCGATCGGTGCCGGGTACGAGCCCGCGTCGGCCAGCCGGTTCAGGAACATCCACTCGCGGCCGAGGATGTCCACGGCGTCGTGGTCCTGGCGCGGGTTGATGTTGGTGTGCGGCCGGGCCTCCTTGAGCAGCACCGGGCGGTCGTCGTCCGCGGTGTCCTCGGCCGTGTACACGCCGCCGCTGTTGGAGAACTGGATCGCGCCGGTCACCCGGAAGCGGCCCCCGAGCAGGCCGTCGTCCCCCTCGTCCTCGTCGGCGGGCCGCCAGTCGTCGAACGGCCAGGGCACCCAGGAGGGCTGTGCATGGCCCGGGCGCCGGTCGTCGGGGACGGGTCCGTCCGGTCCGAGGACCTGCGGCAGCCTGCGGCCGAGGACGTCGACGGTGTGGGTGTCGAGGAACTGGCCGTAGCGGAAGTAGAGGGCCTTGCTGTCCCGGTACCGCAGGTCCGACAGGACGTAGGCACCCTCGACGCCCTTCAGGAGGCGGGCGAGGTCCGCCAGGCACGTGCGGAACTCGTCTTCGTCGCGCGGGTAGACGGTGACGAGCTTGCCGCCGCTGCCCCGGGACATGGCCTTGGAGTTGAGCATCTCGAAGATGTTGAGATCGAGAGCGATCTTGAAATCGATCTCGCGTTCCGTCAGGTGGCCGATCACCGAGGCGGCGACCTCGCGTACGTGGCGGTGGCTCGACGAGACGTGGATCTTCCAGCCCTGCGCAGGCAGGTTCTGGTTGTGCCGGAAGCTCCACCAGATGCCGCTGCGGACGAACCGGGCCCGCACCCGCTCGTCGAACGCGGCGAGGAAGTGGTCCGCGTTCGGCTCGTAGAAGACGTCGAGCGGGTCGAAGAACAGTGTGTCGTTCCACGCGAAGAGGAAGCGGTAGACCCAGCGTTCGTTGCGCATGTCAGCCTCTGTGATCGTCCTGGGGGCCGCCGGCAGCAGCGGCAGCGGCCGTCGGGAACGACGGGGCCGTGCGGGGGCGCGCCGAGCCCCCGCACGGCCCCGACGGGTCAGTTCGGGTTCTGCGGCTCGCGCGGAGCCTTGCAGCAGTCGCTGCTGCTGCTCGTCAGGCTGATGGTGGCGGCAGCACTGGGCGTGACGCGGGCCTCCATGTTCTGAAGCTTGAGGACGCTCATCCGGATCACCTCCTCGAAGGTCGGGTGCGCGGGTCGCGCGCTCATGCGGATTCTTGGCCGGCCGATCGACAGGTCCGACTCAACGCCATCCGCTCCAGACGCACATGGGCGGTGGCCCCGCATAATCTCCGCCCGCGCCCCCCACCGAAGTGCCGCCCGGCACGGGGCGGAATGGTGGTGGTCCGCACCCTCCGGCCGGCGGCACCCGGTGTGGTAGGGAAGGGCGATGTCAGAGGCGGTGTCTAGCCTCGGGGGCATGTCTGAGACCTCCACGGGTGCGCCCGACGACGTGAACGCCCCGCTCGACGATCCGCGGTGGACCGTGCAGTGGGCCGACGGCCCCGTACCGGACCAGCGGCGGCTGCGCCCCCTCATCGGCCACGGCGGCCCGGTGCGGGCGGTGGCCACCGCGCTCGTCGACGGCAGACCGGTCGCGGTCTCGGGCAGCCGGGACAACACCGTGCGCGTCTGGGACCTCGCGACGGGCGGGCAACTCCACGATCCGGTCACCGGCCGCACCGACCCGGTGTCCTCGATGACGGCCGAGGTGCTGTCCGTGGCCACGGCCGTCGCCGACGGCAGGCCCGTGGCCTTCAGCCTGCACGGCGACGACGCGGTCCTGGTGTGGGACCTGGCCACCGGCCGTGCGGCCGGGGAGTTCGTCAGGTTGGTGGAGAGCGCCGTCCTGGACGGGCGCCGGGTCCTCCTCACCCTCGGGGCCGACGGGACCCTGCACGTGGGGGACCTGCTCACCGGCCGCCGGGTCACCGCCTTCCCGTCGGCGGCCGGCCTCGCGACGCTGGACGGCCGCCGTGTCGTCCTCACCGTCGACGACGTCGACGTGGACCGGACGGTGCGCGTGTGGGACCTGGGCACCGGCGATCAGCTGGCCCGGTCGCTGGAGGTGGTGCGGACCGTCGAACTCGACGGACGCGTGCTCGCCGTCACCGCCCGGGAGCCGGGCCGGGAGCCGGACCAGGAGCCGGACCAGGAGCCGGGCCGGGAGGAGCAGCGGCTGTGGGACCTGGCAACCGGCGAGCCGGTGGAGACCGCCTCGGCCGACTTTGCCCTGCCCGGCGGCGCGGACCGGCCCGGCCTGACGACCGTGACGGTCGTGCACGGACGTGCCGTCGCCGTCGGCCTCGACGGCGAGGAGCCCCGCTTCATCGGCCCCCTGGCCCTCGCCCGCCAGAACGGCGCCCTGGTAGGGGCCCGGGCCCGGGAGACCGCGGTGCTGGACGGTCGCACCGTCGCCCTCACCATCGAAGCGGACGGGACCCAGCGCATCTGGGACCTGACGGACGACCGGCAGCGCGTGCACGGCATGCGGGTGATCGGCGCCCTCGCCGCCAGCGACACGGCGCCGTCCTTCCCGCCCGGCCCGGAGCAGGACGCCGACCTCTGGCACCGGATCTCCGGCCGTGGCAACGGCCCGTCCGACAGCGGCGATCCGGTCCTGCTCACCGTGGAACAGGACGACACGGTGGTGGTGCGGGACCGCGCCACCGGAAAGCCCGTGGGCCCGCCGCTCACCGGCCACACCGGCAAGGTCTGGGACGTGGCCACCGCCGTCGTGGACGGGCGGCCCGTCGCCGTCACGGCGGGCGCCGACCACACGCTCCGGACCTGGGACCTCACCCACACGTACGGCGCCGGTCCGGCCCGCACCGGCCACACCGGAACGGTTTCGGCGATCACCACGGCCGTTCTCGACGGGAGCCCGGTGGTCGTCACGGCAGCCGCCGACCGCACCCTGCGCGTCTGGGACCTGGCCACCGGCCGGCAGGTCGCGGACCCCGTGACCGGCCTGGAGGGCGAGGTGACCGCCATGGTCACGTCGGTGGTGGACGGACGGCAGGTGATCGTGACCGCGGGCTCCGGCGACATCCTGCACCTGCTGGATCCGGTGGGCGGGGAACACCTCGGCGAGCCCGTCGCCACCCACCAGGGCCGGGTGTTGGCCCTGGCGGCCGCGACCCTGGCCGGCCGGCCCGTCGTGGTCACCGCCGGCGCCGACCGCACCGCGGCGATCTGGGACCTCGCCGCCCGCCGCCCGGTCGGCGAACCGCTCAGCGGCCACACCAGTAGGGTGACCGCCGTCGCGACGGCGGAACTGGCGGGGCGGCCCGTCGCCGTCACCGGAAGCTGGGACAAGACCGTACGGCTGTGGGACCTCACCACCGGCCGGCCGATCGGGGAACCCCTGACCGGCCACACCGACTGGGTGACATCGGTGGCCACCACGCTGGTCGAGGGCAGGCCCGTCGCGGTCAGCAGGAGCCGGGACAAGACGGTGCGCGTGTGGGACCTGGCCACGATGCGGGAGACCGGCGCCCCCCTGACCGGCCAGACGGATCCGAACGGGCCCGTGGTCGTCACCTTCGGGGGAGCCCGGCCGGTGGTGGCCATCGGCCAGGGCCAGGCCGTGCGGTTCTGGGACCCCGCCGCGGAGCGAGAGGCGGGGAGCGAGTACGCGCTGCCGCTCCCGGCGGGTGCGCTCGCGCCCGCGCCGGGCGGACGGCTCGTGGTCGCCTTCGGCCCGGAGCTCACGGTGCTGTGCCCGGCGGCGGGTTGACTGAAATGGACCGTACCCCTCCGGTAGGTCGGGAAAATCTCAGGAGCAAGAGGCGGTGATCGGCCGTGCGGGCGGGAGGCGAGTGAACGGGCCCCTGTCGTACGGCGGTTCACCGATCCCCCCAGTACCGTGAGAGGCACCACGATGACCACACACCGCGTCAGGCGTTATGCGGCACGCGCGTTGACCATGGCGGTCGCGGCCTGCGCCGTCGCTGCGGCGACCACCCTTCCGGCATCCGCCGCCGACCAGCCGACCCGGCAGCAGCTCATGGCGGACTGCGCCTCGGGCGAAGGCAAGTGCACCTTCAACTCGCCCCAGCTCGGGGAGGCGTACCTGGGTGAGTTCCGCCAGGTGTCGAACTCGCTGTTCAACTGCAGTACGTCCGATGCCACCCAGTCGATGACCTGGGACGACACGGTGGGCTCCACCGACTCGTTGGGCGTCTCCGTCACGGCGGGAGGCAAGATAGCGGGCATCGTTGACCTGAGCGTAACCGCGAGTTACAGCCATAGTTGGTCGAGCAGTCACTCGGAGAGCAGCTCGCTCAACATGACGGTGAAGCCCGGCGAGGTCGGATGGATCTCGCGCGCCCAGGTGATGCAGAAGGTCTCCGGTACCTGGCAGACCCACTACGACAGCCCCAAGTGGAGCCACTACTACTGGTTCTTCCAGGACACGATCACCAGCCCGGCCAAGAACGGCACGGACGGCAAGAGCAACGCGGTGGTGGTCAAGAGCCGCAAGATGACGGCCGCGGAGAAGCGCTCCTGCGCCGCCGACGGCCACCAGGGCCAAGCGTTCGTCGCGTCCCGCTGAACCCTCCCGGCCCCGCCACGCTTCCCGGGGCGGGGCCGGACGGCGGGGGCCGCCCTCGGTTCGGGGGCGGCCCCCGCGGGCATGCTGACGGGGTCGTCGGGCGTGGGGGGCCGGTCCGGTGACACCACAGCTTCCGTCTTCGACCGGCGGGCCGGGCCGCCCCCGTCCGTCCGCGAGAGCGAGGGGCTCCATGCCCGACGGGAAGACGAAGGCCGACGACGTACCCGACCCGGCCCTGGCAGCCTTCGAGCTCAGCGCCCGGCTGGTGCTCGCCGGTCGGTACGAGGAGGCCCTGACGGCGACCGACGAGGCCGCGCGGCTCTACCGGGAACGGATCACCGACCCCCGGACCGGCCCGCTCGAAACCTTGGGCGCCGCCGCCTCGCGCGCCTACGTCCTGGTGTTCCGCTGCGAGGCGCTGTCGAAGCTCGGGCGGTGGGAGGAGTGCCTGCGCACCGCCTCCGAGGCCGTGGCCCTGAGCCGCTCGCAGCAGGCAGACGCGCCCTTCGCCGCGCCGCTCGGCGCCACCCTGATGGGCCTCGCCACCGCTCTGTGGGGGCTCGGCCGCCCGCAGGAGGCCCTCGCGATGGCCCGGGAGGCCGTCGGCCTCTACCGCAGGCTCGCCCGTGTGGACGCCGCGTACCGCCCGCAGCTCGCCAACGCACTCAACCTGCTCGGCGTGGTGCTGTCCCGCCTGGGGCGGCACGCCGAGGCGCTGAAGGTCACCAAGGAGTCCGTCGTGCTGTACCGGCGGCTGACCTCGGCGGACCCGGCCGCCCACACCCTCGGGCTCGCCCAGGCGGTGAACAACCTGGCCCGTCGCAGGTCGGTGCGCAACCACAGGCGCCGGGCGCTGCGGAGCGCCCAGGAGGCGGTGACCCTCTACCGGCAGCTGGCGCGGGAGAACCCCGCGGTCCACCGGCGGGACGTCGCGATGGCGCTCGGCAACCTCGCCCGGGCCCACTCCAGCCGAGAGGCGTCGCTGGCCGCCGCGCAGGAGTCGGTCGCCATCCTGCGGGACCTGGACCAGGGCGATCCGCGTGTCCACGGCGCGCTCTTTGCCGACGCGCTCTCCCTGCTCGCGGCGGCCCTGGCCGACCTGGGACGGCTCCGGGAGGCGGCCGAGGCCACCACGCAGGCGCTGGCGATGATGCGGGAGCAGGCCGCGATCAACCCCGTGGCCCGGCGGGGCGACCTCGCCCTGGCACTGGCGTTCCACGCCCGGGTGCGGGCCGAGGCCGGGACCGACCTCGCCGAGGGGCTGGCGGCCGCCACGGAGGCGGTCGGCCTCATGCGCGAGCTCGCGGCGGAGCTCCCGCAGATGTACGCGTCCTCCCTGGCGGAGGTCCGCGCCCTGGAAGACCGCCTGCGGGCGCTGGCCCCCTAGGCCCTGTCGTCAATGTCCCGTCGGGCCCGCGACGCCCGGCACCGCACCTGGCCGCGTTGTCGGGGCACCCGAGTACGTCCAGTACACGGGCGCCCCTCCGCCTTGCCATGCACGGCACCGGACGCCGCGGGCTCGGCCGACGCCACTTTGACGACAGGACCTAGGCGCAGCCGGGCAGCCGCCCGGCCGAGGGGGCTTTTAGGTGAAGTTCATGAGGGTGTCAAGTCCCGAGTTTCCGGAACATGACCCGGATGTGGCCCCCGGGGCTTACTTGTGGTGCGGGCCTCACCGGAAACAAAACGAGGCAGACGAAAGAAAAGGAATACCTCTTCCTTCGTCGACATCACCGCAGCGTCCCGGAAATCCGGGTACGTCATACACCCCTCTTGAATCTGTAGGAGAAAGTCATGAACCGCAAGATGCACACCAACAACGTTGTCCGTCCCACCCGCCGCGGTTTCCGCGTAGCCACTCTGGTCGCTGCGGCCGCTGTGGTCACAGGAGGAGTCGTGCTCCCGGCGTCCATGGCCTCGGCCGCTCCGGTGGCCACCCACGTCGCTACGGCCCTGCCGAACGCCGGGGGCGCCGGAGGTGACGGTGGCAAGGGCGGTACCGGCGGTCTCGTCGGTGGCGCCGGTGGTGCCGGTGGCTCCGGTGGCGGCAGCGTCACGGGCACGGGTGGCAAGGGTGGCAACGGTGGTACCGGTGGGGACGGCTTCCTGCTCGGTGGCGCCGGTGGCGGTGGCGGCGGTGGCGGCGAAGGCCGCATCGGTGGCGCCGGTGGTAACGGTGGCGACGGCGGCTTCGGCGTCCTCCAGGGCGGCAACGCCGGTGGCGGCGGCGGGGGCGGCGACGGCTTCGTCAAGGGCGGCAAGGGCGGCAACGGCGGCAACGGCGGCTTCAGCTTCTTCAACGGAGGCAACGGCGGCAAGGCCGGCGACGGCGGCTTCGGTGGCCTGATCGGTGGCGAGGGTGGCGACGGCGGCGCCGGTGGCGGCAGCCTCTTCTGACCCTCACCGCAGTACCCGCTCAACGGGGTGGAGGCCTCCGGGCCTCCACCCCCACCCCCCCCACACCCCCTCGTCGGTATGTGCCGAAACGGAGAAACCCCTCATGTTCACGAAGTCCTGGCAGCGTCCGATCATCCTGGTCACGGCCTCTCTGGCCCTCGTCACCGGTACGGCGTGCGCCGCACAGGCGTCGCAGTCCCACACCCCCACGAACATCAGCGCCTCGGCCCCGGCCGACCAGCCGGAACACTGCGTCGGCTTCGGCGCCGGCGGCAAGGGCGGAGAGGGCGGCAAGGGCGGCCGGGGCGGCGAGCCCGGTCAGCCGGGTGAGCCCGGCCAGCCCGGCGGGGTCGGCTGCTTCACGTTCGAGGACCTGCCCGACAAGCCGAAGGCGGATCTGACGGTGGTCGACAAGGTGCGCATCGTGCTCATCGTGCTGGCGGCCGACGACGCGGACGAGACCACGAAGAAGATCGCTGAGAAGTACAAGATCTCGGAGAAGCAGATCGACACCTGGAAGAAGTACTACGTCGACGGCGACTGGTTCGCCCTGATGGGAGACGACGTCCGCTCGTGAAGCCCCCGGCGTCCCGGCCCGCAACGGGCCGGGACGCCGGAAAACCTCGGGGAAAGAACGGCCGGACACCGATCGGGCCCATTCGACAGGAACGCGGGAAAGCGGGAAATCAGGACTCCGCAGCCGCGTCACGGAAAGCAATTTCCAGGCAAGGGAGATTCTCATGCGTACGCGATCCACGAAGTTTCGGCTCGGTCTCATCATTTCGGCGACCCTGATCGGCGCGGGTGCCATGGCGCCGGTCGCCACGGCGGCCCCGGCGCCGACCGCTCGGACGGTCACCGCGTTCGCCGACGGCGACGCACATCCGGGCGGGGGCCGGTTCGACGGCCGGGCGGTCCTCGACGGGGTCAAGGTGGACAAGGGCAGCGTCCGCGTCGGCGACCGGGTCTGTGCGGGCAGCTGCGAAGGATCGGTGAACGGCACCCAGGGCGGCAAGGGCGGCATCTGCGCCGGTCTGTGCAACGGCAGCGCCAACGGCGGCACCGGCGTTACGGGCGTGCCGGGCGGCACCGGCGGCACCGGCGGCAAGGGCGGCATCTGCGCCGGGACGTGCAACGGCAGCGCCAACGGCGGCACCGGCGGCACCGGTGGGGTCGCACTGCCCGGCGGTGACGGCGGCAAGGGCGGCACCGGCGGAGACGGCGGCCTCTGCTTCGGCATCGGCTGCGGGACCACCGGCGGCTTCGGTGGCAACGGCGGCGCCGGCGGCAGCGACGACGACTGACCGCCACGGACCGCGGCGCGCACCGGGACCGGTTCCCTTCGGGGACCGGTCCCGGTGCGCGTCCGTGTGCGCGCGTCCGCATGCGTGTCCGTCCCGCCCGTGCCGCTCGACGGGGCAGCGTGCGGGTGGGGCGCTCGATAGACTTCCAGGTATGGAAGAGCGGCCTGCCGCGTCCGGCGGCGCCACCCGGTGGGATGAGGGGGGCGCCCGATGAGCGAGGCATCCAACCTCAGCGTGTACGCGGGCCGTGCCTCGGGCCTCATCGGCAAGCAGATCGCGGGCTACCGGGTGGAGCGCATGATCGGCCGCGGTGGCATGGCCGTCGTCTACTGCGCGAAGGACCTGCGCCTGGACCGTAC
Coding sequences within:
- a CDS encoding tetratricopeptide repeat protein; its protein translation is MPDGKTKADDVPDPALAAFELSARLVLAGRYEEALTATDEAARLYRERITDPRTGPLETLGAAASRAYVLVFRCEALSKLGRWEECLRTASEAVALSRSQQADAPFAAPLGATLMGLATALWGLGRPQEALAMAREAVGLYRRLARVDAAYRPQLANALNLLGVVLSRLGRHAEALKVTKESVVLYRRLTSADPAAHTLGLAQAVNNLARRRSVRNHRRRALRSAQEAVTLYRQLARENPAVHRRDVAMALGNLARAHSSREASLAAAQESVAILRDLDQGDPRVHGALFADALSLLAAALADLGRLREAAEATTQALAMMREQAAINPVARRGDLALALAFHARVRAEAGTDLAEGLAAATEAVGLMRELAAELPQMYASSLAEVRALEDRLRALAP
- a CDS encoding WD40 repeat domain-containing protein, which gives rise to MSETSTGAPDDVNAPLDDPRWTVQWADGPVPDQRRLRPLIGHGGPVRAVATALVDGRPVAVSGSRDNTVRVWDLATGGQLHDPVTGRTDPVSSMTAEVLSVATAVADGRPVAFSLHGDDAVLVWDLATGRAAGEFVRLVESAVLDGRRVLLTLGADGTLHVGDLLTGRRVTAFPSAAGLATLDGRRVVLTVDDVDVDRTVRVWDLGTGDQLARSLEVVRTVELDGRVLAVTAREPGREPDQEPDQEPGREEQRLWDLATGEPVETASADFALPGGADRPGLTTVTVVHGRAVAVGLDGEEPRFIGPLALARQNGALVGARARETAVLDGRTVALTIEADGTQRIWDLTDDRQRVHGMRVIGALAASDTAPSFPPGPEQDADLWHRISGRGNGPSDSGDPVLLTVEQDDTVVVRDRATGKPVGPPLTGHTGKVWDVATAVVDGRPVAVTAGADHTLRTWDLTHTYGAGPARTGHTGTVSAITTAVLDGSPVVVTAAADRTLRVWDLATGRQVADPVTGLEGEVTAMVTSVVDGRQVIVTAGSGDILHLLDPVGGEHLGEPVATHQGRVLALAAATLAGRPVVVTAGADRTAAIWDLAARRPVGEPLSGHTSRVTAVATAELAGRPVAVTGSWDKTVRLWDLTTGRPIGEPLTGHTDWVTSVATTLVEGRPVAVSRSRDKTVRVWDLATMRETGAPLTGQTDPNGPVVVTFGGARPVVAIGQGQAVRFWDPAAEREAGSEYALPLPAGALAPAPGGRLVVAFGPELTVLCPAAG
- a CDS encoding ABC transporter ATP-binding protein, whose product is MKQLWVTLRGHRAPFVVVLVAEVTMSGLEALLHPLLLKALFDEAILTADLRRFLFLGLAYLVLGLTLNLTGYWIACRRKQFENAFTLVLETELLGRALGLDGRKVSRAGNASYVSRIHNDVSQGVLPAVDVSLRIARQAVTSVVFLGVLLYLSWQASLVLLVIVPPLVFVSNRLGKRIEENTGPEREAEARYINTLTRTLEAFPALRGLPSLLPGTRRANQDALRGFLGITFVNFRLAQRQRTLSDLVMNLSDTASMVVGAFFVFSGRMSFGSFLAFVNSLWRAVTGMFDLINMIPQARRSTAVLERIESLREAKENPYHDEGALVRVRGARVVYGGADEDRAGAGESEVAGVSFDAFELHTGEHVLLRGPNGCGKTTLLHIIAGTLAPDAGSVTLPPRVASLTAPVNLPPLPVRDLVPDERLRAALELDAAADQLPSELSSGQRQRVGVAALLCEDADAYLADEPFANLDDRGRELVFRLLRERTAGRALLVVHHGDEDLDGRFDRVVTLAAGHPLARLS
- a CDS encoding class III lanthipeptide: MSARPAHPTFEEVIRMSVLKLQNMEARVTPSAAATISLTSSSSDCCKAPREPQNPN
- the lanKC gene encoding class III lanthionine synthetase LanKC, whose translation is MRNERWVYRFLFAWNDTLFFDPLDVFYEPNADHFLAAFDERVRARFVRSGIWWSFRHNQNLPAQGWKIHVSSSHRHVREVAASVIGHLTEREIDFKIALDLNIFEMLNSKAMSRGSGGKLVTVYPRDEDEFRTCLADLARLLKGVEGAYVLSDLRYRDSKALYFRYGQFLDTHTVDVLGRRLPQVLGPDGPVPDDRRPGHAQPSWVPWPFDDWRPADEDEGDDGLLGGRFRVTGAIQFSNSGGVYTAEDTADDDRPVLLKEARPHTNINPRQDHDAVDILGREWMFLNRLADAGSYPAPIAKFQHWEHHYIAEEFVDRSDLRSVLLERNPLARPGFDIERSREYLRTFLAVFRGLARAIRAAHDRGVILADFTAANLLIDPDTYEVTIVDLEACRLAESGDAALAKPVELYTPGFSLSRNRFKAYGPEGDRYALASTMAYFIFPIAAMSYLREDVLDLYRIFITEGLGWPERVHRLITDLARDRMDLTGLLTALEDEAGLLEAVEALPSHPVVEERLALADTEAGVAAFVEATADTGRDTLFPVDPFAHVTNPLSLGFGASGVLWALHASGVPVRPEWRDWLSRRLADIDPARYPDGLMNGLSGIAWAADSLGLGTRARELLTRANERAVEKGDHTFYYGLSGVGMTNLRFFLRGHDPRDLAAAQECAQALYETAQRDGGQAHWLNGFTAKEPLTGLGFGQAGVAMFLLRMHQITGEERYLRLGREALAWEMAHAKPIDDEGGPVMFEHEGTMEPYVEVGSAGVLKVLLRYGDTDAARTVLRGLDVRYSVMPGYAFGMTGVADALLDAAEFTGDRSYRDTALRQLDFVRKVFLFEPAQRFGLPRAEGRPPLLALPGEGLLRCSTDYLTGSAGVLRVLHRVNRGGPADFLLDEVGR